Proteins from a genomic interval of Pelagicoccus enzymogenes:
- a CDS encoding sensor histidine kinase — translation MQAAQQLPIRLVGCFISREDNSFAMQDETDGIFVFTQPGFPIDALPGDLIEVIGVTNPGDYAPCASATSIRTIGKTKIPEPIPATIADLHTGQMDVAWVEVTGIVRSVKIGPNPIPQHPREGESPEEVASRNLYTQLKLADGNSHVVVEMQEVLDPSMYLDAKVRLRGHCFYLHNSNRQFVRPILHTPRGIKPEILVQPLHRDFEGTPTSVSSLFTFDHTGGTPGHRVHVRGVVIHQRQGKALWIRDKNQSLRVQTSQDTALQPGDIVDVLGFPELGTYSPLLEDSEFRKRGDGAPPIPVDLEGLNMISWHDSDLVRLEAKLLEVQRYPESVELTLEGLNTTVRASLLTGSDQIELPDWRPNSVVSVTGIATVGEGETIPLNGLWWSESLHISLRSPADLAIITPAPWWTPKRISYVLAAVLAVALGAIAVVVLLSRNRLREQKQQRALAESEFSAILNERNRVAREIHDTLAQNIGAISVQLEMVRTDAKNLSETTQRHIKTAHSLARTALTDARDSIWNMRSQVLEKYDLEGALKRITTQLTEDSEVEVTTKVLGKQRRLPPVVENNLLRVGQEAITNACKHANATRITVQISYGERRVELVVSDDGDGFNTQQVSPEANRSFGLVGMRERVELLGGKFEITSSKGQGTQILVSVGD, via the coding sequence GTGCAGGCAGCCCAACAGCTGCCGATTCGCCTAGTCGGCTGCTTCATCTCCCGCGAGGACAATTCCTTTGCCATGCAGGACGAAACAGACGGGATCTTCGTTTTCACGCAACCAGGGTTCCCCATCGATGCCCTCCCCGGAGACTTGATCGAAGTAATCGGCGTGACGAATCCCGGAGACTACGCTCCATGCGCCTCCGCGACGTCGATTCGCACCATTGGGAAGACCAAGATTCCTGAACCGATCCCTGCCACTATCGCCGATTTGCATACTGGTCAAATGGACGTGGCGTGGGTCGAGGTCACCGGGATCGTCCGCAGCGTCAAGATTGGCCCCAACCCCATCCCCCAACACCCTAGGGAGGGCGAGTCACCGGAGGAGGTCGCCAGCAGAAATCTCTACACCCAGCTAAAACTAGCCGACGGCAATTCCCATGTCGTCGTCGAGATGCAAGAAGTGCTCGACCCCAGCATGTACTTGGACGCAAAGGTCAGGCTTCGCGGACATTGCTTCTACCTTCACAACAGCAACCGCCAGTTCGTCCGCCCAATCCTCCACACACCTCGAGGCATCAAGCCAGAGATATTGGTTCAGCCGCTGCACCGTGACTTCGAAGGCACCCCTACCTCGGTTTCCAGTCTGTTTACCTTTGACCACACAGGGGGAACCCCTGGCCACCGCGTCCATGTAAGAGGAGTCGTGATACACCAAAGACAGGGAAAGGCTCTGTGGATACGCGATAAAAACCAAAGCCTGCGCGTGCAGACGTCACAAGACACCGCACTCCAACCAGGCGACATCGTCGACGTGCTCGGGTTTCCCGAGCTTGGTACCTATAGCCCACTACTGGAAGACTCCGAATTTAGGAAACGAGGAGATGGAGCACCCCCGATACCAGTCGACCTTGAAGGATTGAATATGATTTCTTGGCATGATTCGGATCTCGTCCGCCTCGAAGCCAAGCTACTGGAAGTCCAGCGTTACCCCGAGAGCGTAGAGCTGACACTCGAGGGGCTGAATACAACCGTGCGCGCTTCCCTCCTGACCGGCTCGGATCAGATCGAGCTACCGGATTGGAGACCCAACAGCGTCGTATCCGTGACTGGGATCGCCACCGTGGGCGAAGGGGAAACCATTCCGCTCAACGGCCTGTGGTGGTCAGAGTCTCTGCACATCTCACTCCGCTCTCCCGCCGACCTCGCCATCATCACGCCCGCCCCTTGGTGGACTCCTAAACGGATTTCCTACGTCCTCGCCGCTGTGCTCGCGGTAGCGCTCGGCGCCATCGCCGTGGTAGTCCTTCTCTCTCGAAATCGACTTCGCGAACAAAAGCAGCAACGAGCCCTCGCCGAATCGGAATTCTCCGCCATACTCAATGAGCGAAACAGAGTTGCCCGCGAAATACATGACACCCTTGCTCAAAACATAGGAGCAATCTCCGTACAGCTGGAGATGGTACGTACCGATGCCAAAAACCTCAGCGAAACGACGCAAAGGCACATCAAAACCGCTCACAGCCTAGCCCGCACGGCGTTAACAGACGCACGCGATTCTATCTGGAACATGCGCTCCCAAGTTTTGGAAAAATATGATCTTGAGGGAGCCCTCAAGCGCATCACGACACAATTGACTGAAGACTCGGAGGTTGAGGTTACGACGAAAGTACTTGGAAAACAAAGACGTCTTCCACCTGTAGTCGAAAACAATCTTCTCAGAGTCGGACAAGAGGCGATCACCAATGCCTGCAAACACGCCAACGCAACGCGCATCACAGTGCAGATCTCCTACGGCGAGCGACGTGTGGAGCTGGTTGTCAGCGACGACGGCGATGGTTTCAATACCCAGCAGGTCTCGCCGGAGGCGAACCGTAGCTTCGGTCTCGTGGGAATGCGCGAGCGGGTGGAACTGCTAGGAGGCAAATTCGAAATCACAAGTTCCAAAGGCCAAGGCACACAAATCCTTGTTAGCGTCGGCGACTAG
- a CDS encoding response regulator: MSNPAISTSSEFPEKASPANIRILVVDDHPSMRMGICALIDSQPCMEVVAEASDGEEAIEVYDDVLPDVVLMDLRMHHMGGAEAILSICKKHPQAKVIVLSTYDWDEDINRAIQSGAKSYLLKDMAVEEIAGTIRSVFEGDDALPKQVAERLERWTQRQPLTEREREVLESLIKGRSNKEIASNLKISDETVKSHLKTLFGKLCVRDRTEAAIAAIRHGIVHL, from the coding sequence ATGAGCAATCCTGCAATTAGTACATCCTCTGAATTTCCTGAAAAAGCGTCTCCTGCGAACATCAGAATCCTTGTCGTCGACGATCATCCTTCGATGCGTATGGGTATTTGCGCCCTGATAGACAGCCAACCTTGCATGGAGGTGGTGGCCGAGGCATCGGATGGCGAAGAAGCGATCGAGGTCTATGACGACGTATTGCCAGATGTCGTGCTCATGGACTTGCGCATGCATCACATGGGAGGTGCCGAAGCTATCTTGTCCATTTGCAAGAAGCATCCTCAAGCCAAGGTAATCGTGCTCTCCACCTACGATTGGGACGAGGACATCAATCGCGCTATCCAGTCTGGGGCCAAGTCTTACCTCCTGAAGGACATGGCGGTTGAAGAAATTGCGGGTACGATCCGGAGCGTATTCGAAGGAGACGATGCGCTTCCGAAACAAGTCGCGGAGAGGCTGGAGCGGTGGACCCAGAGGCAACCGCTTACCGAAAGGGAGCGTGAAGTGTTGGAGTCCTTGATTAAGGGAAGAAGTAACAAGGAGATCGCTTCAAATCTCAAGATATCCGACGAGACCGTGAAGTCTCACCTCAAGACTTTGTTTGGAAAACTCTGCGTGCGCGACCGAACTGAAGCAGCGATAGCGGCGATACGCCACGGCATCGTGCATCTATAG
- a CDS encoding sugar porter family MFS transporter, with translation MPSRLFFWSLTSALAGFLFGFDTVVISGAEQRIQELWGLSASLHGIAIASALYGTVIGALFGGWPTNRLGRRSTLIGIGALYFVSAVWSGLSTDVTMFIIARFLGGLGVGVSTVAAPMFIAEIATPERRGRLTALFQFNIVFGILVAFLSNAIIREVGDENAWRWMLGVEAVPAIIYSVLCFGLPESPRWLIAQRGDRAAGIAVLQRLRPEASKEDIEAEAAEIANASGVEEKGGTHLWSRKLRKPVALAFLIALFNQLSGINAILYFAPRIFELTGLGERAALLQSVGIGVANLVFTFVGLWLIDRAGRRALLYIGSFGYIASLGLTAWAFFTEHYSIVPFCIFAFIAAHAVGQGAVIWVFIAEIFPNRHRGAGTSLGCGTHWVFAALLTSVFPKMVELMAPGYVFLLFTSMMVLQLVWVKLMVPETKGVPLEDLQRQLGVR, from the coding sequence ATGCCCTCCCGCCTCTTTTTCTGGTCACTCACATCGGCCCTTGCCGGATTTCTTTTTGGTTTCGACACTGTAGTCATCTCTGGTGCGGAGCAACGTATCCAGGAGCTGTGGGGGCTTAGCGCTTCCTTGCACGGCATTGCTATTGCCTCGGCTCTTTATGGCACGGTGATTGGCGCGCTATTCGGGGGGTGGCCCACGAATCGATTAGGTCGCCGTTCAACTTTGATAGGGATTGGAGCTTTGTATTTCGTCTCCGCCGTATGGTCAGGACTATCGACCGATGTAACGATGTTCATCATCGCTCGCTTCCTAGGAGGGCTCGGAGTGGGCGTATCCACAGTCGCGGCTCCCATGTTCATCGCGGAGATTGCTACGCCTGAACGTCGCGGACGCCTCACCGCGCTTTTTCAATTCAACATCGTTTTCGGCATCCTAGTGGCATTTCTATCCAATGCGATCATCCGAGAAGTCGGCGACGAAAACGCATGGCGGTGGATGCTAGGAGTGGAAGCAGTGCCCGCTATCATTTATTCGGTCCTCTGTTTTGGGCTTCCGGAAAGTCCGCGTTGGCTGATAGCTCAACGGGGCGACCGTGCCGCTGGCATTGCGGTGCTGCAGCGCCTTCGACCGGAAGCTAGCAAGGAGGATATCGAAGCCGAAGCTGCGGAGATCGCGAACGCCTCCGGCGTCGAAGAAAAGGGCGGCACTCACCTGTGGTCCCGCAAGCTCCGCAAGCCGGTTGCCTTGGCTTTTCTCATTGCTCTCTTTAACCAGCTTTCAGGTATCAACGCCATCTTGTATTTCGCCCCTCGTATCTTCGAGCTCACCGGCTTGGGCGAGCGAGCTGCTTTGTTGCAATCGGTCGGTATCGGAGTTGCAAACCTCGTATTCACTTTCGTGGGACTTTGGCTCATCGATAGAGCGGGGAGGCGCGCTCTTTTGTACATCGGCTCCTTTGGGTACATCGCGTCCTTGGGGCTTACGGCATGGGCATTTTTTACGGAGCACTACAGCATCGTACCGTTTTGCATCTTCGCTTTCATAGCGGCACACGCCGTCGGGCAGGGAGCGGTGATTTGGGTTTTTATCGCGGAGATATTTCCGAATCGCCATCGCGGTGCGGGCACTTCGCTGGGCTGCGGAACGCACTGGGTATTCGCAGCATTGCTGACCTCGGTCTTTCCCAAAATGGTGGAGCTTATGGCTCCCGGCTACGTTTTCCTTTTGTTTACCAGCATGATGGTCCTGCAGCTCGTATGGGTTAAGCTCATGGTTCCCGAGACGAAGGGAGTGCCTCTAGAAGATTTGCAGCGCCAGCTGGGAGTCCGTTAA
- a CDS encoding response regulator, which translates to MEEKQRIKVMIADDHPPMRMGLVALIDSQESMKVIAEASDGEEAIEVYEDTKPDIALMDLRMPGMGGAEAILAIKKIHPNAKIIVLSTYDSDEDIHRALQSGASSYILKDMPIEEIAETIKMVFQGDASLPDVVKKRLAERSERDQLTEREREVLEALVKGRSNKEIASSLSISDETVKSHLKALFLKLKVRDRTEAAIAAIRHGIVHLD; encoded by the coding sequence ATGGAAGAAAAGCAGCGCATCAAAGTAATGATCGCCGACGACCATCCGCCCATGCGTATGGGACTCGTTGCTTTGATAGACAGCCAAGAGAGCATGAAGGTCATCGCGGAGGCTTCGGACGGTGAAGAGGCGATTGAGGTCTACGAGGATACCAAGCCCGATATCGCCTTGATGGACCTTCGCATGCCGGGCATGGGCGGAGCTGAAGCCATATTGGCTATCAAGAAGATCCATCCCAACGCAAAAATCATCGTCCTTTCGACCTACGACTCCGATGAAGACATCCATCGTGCCCTCCAGTCCGGCGCCTCATCCTACATTTTGAAGGACATGCCCATCGAGGAAATAGCAGAGACCATAAAGATGGTTTTCCAAGGCGACGCCTCACTCCCAGATGTCGTTAAAAAACGACTCGCGGAGCGATCAGAGCGAGACCAACTTACCGAGAGAGAACGCGAAGTCCTAGAAGCTCTTGTAAAAGGCAGGAGCAACAAAGAGATCGCGTCCAGCCTCTCCATCTCGGACGAAACCGTAAAGTCCCACCTCAAGGCGCTCTTCCTAAAACTAAAAGTCCGCGACCGGACCGAAGCTGCCATCGCCGCCATCCGCCACGGAATCGTACATCTGGACTAG
- a CDS encoding glycoside hydrolase family 2 TIM barrel-domain containing protein, protein MLRPHLSLVFVLAFFLGEKGFAQGDRPEWDDPAVIQFGQEPTRTSFIAFPDRALALANRDYPKASPRYQSLAGEWDFHWSPNPASRPLGFEQSSFDLSGWDRVTVPGNWQLQGHGLPIYTNINYPYPVDELRPPRDWNPVGSYRRSFKLPAHWDYDSDAGDRVFLHFEGVDSACYVWLNGDLLGYSEGSRTPVEFDVTDSLQAGENLLAVEVYRWSDGTLLEDQDFWRLSGIYRDVYLWNAGPERLRDFRVLADFDSASGAGRLRVDLDLVEQSRELEVELELLSPSGQPLLAETLDAASIQSGIGQWDFEYDLKNVDPWSTEFPTLYTLLLTLRDSATGQVLESVPQAVGFRRVEIRDAQLLVNGVPIILKGVNRHEHDPVGGHVVTREAMLRDIAFMKRHNLNAVRTSHYPNVPEWYRLCDMAGIYVMDEANFETHGLDRKSLDNPVAKDPVWAAPVLDRFQRMVARDFNHPSIIMWSTGNEASDGPNIKACREWIHEADPSRPIHYENTNLHLPGYDGSSSDVISQMYTVAADLLAEFDRWPDKPLLLCEYTHAMGNSNGNLDAYWDLIFADDRIAGAFVWDWMDQGLEQSIPYGRIDPWGRDTFYAYGGWWEDRAGVSHDSNFCMNGLLAAYMTPHAGLLALKHIVQPIRATLLEQTSQHVRLRLANRLDFTPLEQQGELHWTLLRDGQPFHSGSQPLPAGAPRSAVEIVLDLPEPISADAGETLLLLSYRSTTHTAWWAAGHEFGWDQFHLEGAFQAPAIATSGQTPSVTETEEELTVRGDGWSARFSRADGSLLDWKIGEQQLAEASEPDFWRAPTDNDRGAGLTVEAPTRQKALTPSRIWREAAGERGSSRPVEIVRDEVTGSVELAFALDLLEGGAGLELSYRLYGNGAIEVDYSYLAREYDLPVIPRVGMLWTLPSEYDSFRWYGRGPEATYADRAFAPIGVYSRTVMDNWEDYSRPQENGNKTAVRWLELTNGQGSGLKVTALEVPLSCGLSPYSADELSRVDYSWQLGTRQQTYLNIDLLQLGVGGDNSWGATPLEQYLPKEKAYRYSYRIEPIGF, encoded by the coding sequence ATGTTACGCCCGCACCTGTCTCTCGTTTTCGTTCTCGCGTTTTTCCTTGGGGAAAAAGGCTTTGCCCAGGGAGATCGGCCAGAATGGGACGATCCGGCGGTTATCCAATTTGGGCAGGAGCCTACGAGGACTTCTTTCATTGCCTTTCCGGATCGTGCTTTGGCCTTGGCAAATCGGGATTACCCGAAGGCTTCGCCTCGCTACCAGAGTCTAGCGGGCGAGTGGGATTTTCATTGGTCGCCTAATCCCGCCAGCCGTCCGCTTGGCTTCGAGCAATCGAGTTTCGATCTTTCCGGTTGGGACCGCGTAACGGTGCCGGGCAATTGGCAGCTGCAGGGACATGGCTTGCCGATCTATACGAATATCAACTATCCGTATCCAGTCGATGAACTGCGCCCGCCGCGTGACTGGAATCCGGTCGGCTCCTACCGTCGCAGCTTCAAGCTTCCGGCGCATTGGGATTACGACTCGGATGCCGGCGACCGTGTATTCCTGCATTTCGAAGGCGTCGACTCGGCTTGCTACGTTTGGTTAAACGGCGACCTCCTTGGATACAGCGAAGGTAGCCGCACGCCGGTGGAATTTGACGTGACCGATTCCCTGCAAGCGGGGGAAAACCTGCTCGCGGTCGAAGTCTACCGTTGGTCCGACGGTACGCTGTTGGAGGACCAAGACTTCTGGCGTTTGAGCGGAATCTACCGTGACGTCTACCTTTGGAATGCTGGTCCGGAACGCTTGCGTGACTTCCGCGTATTGGCGGATTTCGACTCCGCGAGCGGGGCAGGGCGGCTGAGGGTCGATCTCGATCTGGTGGAGCAGTCTAGAGAACTCGAAGTCGAGTTGGAGTTGCTTTCTCCGTCCGGGCAACCGCTGCTCGCCGAAACCCTCGACGCGGCGTCGATCCAGTCAGGCATCGGTCAATGGGATTTTGAATACGACTTGAAGAACGTCGATCCCTGGAGCACGGAGTTCCCCACGCTTTATACCTTGCTGCTCACGCTTCGGGATTCAGCCACGGGTCAGGTCCTAGAGTCCGTGCCGCAAGCGGTCGGCTTCCGCCGCGTGGAAATCCGCGATGCTCAACTCCTCGTCAATGGCGTGCCGATCATTCTGAAGGGCGTAAACCGCCACGAGCACGATCCGGTGGGCGGTCATGTGGTTACCCGCGAGGCCATGTTGCGGGACATCGCTTTCATGAAGCGCCACAATCTCAATGCGGTGCGCACCTCGCACTATCCCAACGTGCCGGAGTGGTACCGGCTCTGCGACATGGCGGGCATCTATGTGATGGATGAAGCCAACTTCGAGACGCATGGTCTCGACCGTAAATCGCTCGATAACCCCGTGGCCAAAGATCCCGTCTGGGCTGCTCCTGTGCTCGACCGCTTTCAGCGTATGGTGGCTCGCGATTTCAACCATCCGTCCATCATCATGTGGTCCACTGGCAACGAAGCATCGGACGGTCCAAACATCAAGGCTTGCCGCGAATGGATACACGAAGCCGATCCTTCACGCCCCATCCATTACGAGAATACTAACTTGCACCTTCCCGGCTACGACGGATCGAGCAGCGACGTCATTTCCCAGATGTACACGGTTGCGGCCGACCTGCTTGCCGAATTCGACCGCTGGCCCGACAAGCCGTTGTTGCTTTGTGAATACACGCACGCCATGGGCAACAGCAACGGCAACCTCGACGCCTATTGGGACCTCATTTTCGCGGATGACCGTATCGCCGGAGCCTTTGTTTGGGACTGGATGGACCAAGGTCTCGAGCAATCGATACCCTACGGCCGCATCGATCCTTGGGGCCGCGATACCTTCTACGCCTACGGTGGCTGGTGGGAAGATCGGGCGGGAGTTTCCCACGACTCGAATTTCTGCATGAACGGCTTGCTCGCCGCCTACATGACGCCGCACGCCGGATTGCTCGCCCTCAAGCACATCGTGCAGCCCATCCGGGCGACCTTGCTGGAGCAAACGTCGCAGCATGTCCGCCTCCGCCTAGCCAACCGCCTCGACTTCACGCCGCTAGAGCAACAAGGCGAGCTACACTGGACCCTCCTGCGAGACGGCCAGCCATTCCACTCCGGCAGCCAGCCGCTGCCAGCAGGCGCTCCGCGCTCTGCGGTGGAGATCGTCCTCGATTTGCCCGAGCCCATTAGCGCCGACGCTGGCGAAACGCTGCTTTTGCTCTCGTATCGCTCCACCACCCACACTGCTTGGTGGGCGGCAGGCCATGAGTTTGGCTGGGATCAGTTTCACCTCGAAGGCGCGTTTCAGGCACCCGCAATTGCGACTTCTGGCCAAACGCCTTCTGTTACTGAAACGGAAGAGGAGCTGACCGTGCGAGGCGATGGCTGGAGCGCCCGCTTCTCCCGTGCGGATGGTTCCTTGCTGGATTGGAAAATTGGCGAGCAACAGCTCGCCGAGGCCAGCGAACCCGACTTCTGGCGAGCTCCCACCGACAACGATCGCGGCGCGGGCCTAACGGTTGAAGCGCCAACGCGACAAAAAGCTCTCACCCCCAGCCGCATCTGGCGTGAGGCCGCTGGCGAACGCGGTTCCTCTCGTCCAGTCGAGATTGTACGCGATGAAGTTACCGGTTCCGTGGAGCTGGCCTTTGCCCTCGATCTGCTCGAAGGCGGCGCAGGGCTTGAGCTGAGCTACCGCCTGTATGGCAATGGCGCGATCGAGGTCGATTACTCGTATCTAGCTCGCGAATACGATCTGCCTGTCATTCCCCGCGTGGGCATGCTCTGGACCTTGCCGAGCGAATACGACTCCTTCCGCTGGTACGGACGCGGCCCGGAGGCGACTTATGCGGACCGGGCCTTCGCCCCGATTGGGGTTTACTCCCGCACGGTGATGGACAATTGGGAGGACTACTCGCGTCCCCAGGAAAACGGCAACAAGACGGCGGTTCGCTGGCTTGAGCTGACCAATGGTCAAGGCAGCGGGCTGAAAGTGACCGCGCTCGAGGTCCCGCTCAGCTGCGGCCTCAGTCCCTACAGCGCCGATGAGCTTTCGCGTGTCGATTATTCCTGGCAACTCGGAACCCGTCAGCAGACGTATTTGAATATCGACCTGCTCCAGCTCGGAGTCGGCGGCGACAATAGCTGGGGCGCCACCCCGCTCGAGCAGTACCTGCCTAAGGAAAAGGCCTACCGTTACAGCTACCGCATCGAACCAATCGGGTTTTGA
- a CDS encoding TonB-dependent receptor, whose amino-acid sequence MKLVSPLLAAALCLPAFHALGQETDDSDVFELDEFVVSGTRASLIKAREFKRESKIVSDSIVAEDIAKFPDLNLAESLQRLPGVAINREAGEGRRVSLRGLGPDFTRVQLNGMEVLGNVDSPQDSRGQGSRDRAFDFNIFASELFNRLDVYKSMDATQNEGGLAGTVGLHTAKPFDYDGFNAGFSAKVGTNTYTDDFQPRTAFQISNIWDDTFGALFSVAYSQRETVEQGTNTYRWRPSSSAQGSDISALTAEEQAKINNGETRWARGNRQSAWGSDQERLGLTSAFQWKPSDDLMLTLDILHGEFSSDRSEIHLNSRGSNSSSWLGGGTTVDGVTYPNSVINDIEIKDTGEVVYVDVSGGNAAVETRRQHAENTFDQIVLSGDWRINDNLRADFLVGTETSSFDIPISDKFYFETFGDVVSDYTQDPFYLHNTWGFDTTDPDNWRAHEIDFAASYQETNFDNVKADFTYFLASGSQLKFGASHQKFSNDGYIQRNDNVLRSDFQSGAVDDDVSAYAVVFTDHKDQDWAIADFDKALTHLGLTRDPGSIQNVYEVEESTDAAYFMYEWSSKLGEIGFTGNVGVRAFDTSIKSSGRANIGDIVVKSGYDDILPALNTTFELRENLLLRAAISQNINRPGLGSLAVNGSVSESNGEVTISMGNPSLQPYYSDNIDVALEWYFGEVGSFAVGVYRKDISGFIGTDLATDIPYSETGLPLDLLPGLTNSTNVAEFRRPINYEDSSIDGLEFSLQSDLDFLPAPFDKFGFIGNLSFIDGELDYASPAEQAQGISHVSPISGLSKKLGNATLYYETNNWGARVSANYRQGYVAWPLAIGNDEFGDGFNSTTYVDFSAFYQINDKLKLTFDAINLTNQREEQYSDLVARRLYNTTSSGTTFFTGVNYQF is encoded by the coding sequence ATGAAACTAGTATCCCCACTGCTTGCGGCGGCATTGTGCCTGCCTGCCTTTCATGCGCTCGGACAAGAAACTGATGATTCCGACGTATTCGAGCTCGACGAATTTGTCGTTTCCGGCACTCGCGCCTCGCTCATCAAAGCTCGTGAATTCAAGCGCGAGTCCAAGATCGTGAGCGATTCGATCGTCGCTGAAGACATCGCAAAGTTCCCGGATCTCAACCTGGCAGAGTCTCTGCAGCGCCTTCCCGGCGTCGCCATCAATCGCGAAGCGGGCGAAGGTCGTCGTGTATCGTTGCGCGGGCTCGGGCCCGACTTCACCCGTGTGCAGCTAAACGGCATGGAGGTTCTCGGCAATGTCGACTCTCCGCAGGACAGTCGTGGTCAAGGCAGCCGCGACCGCGCATTCGACTTCAACATTTTCGCATCCGAGCTCTTCAATCGTCTCGACGTTTACAAGAGCATGGACGCTACCCAAAACGAAGGAGGCTTAGCGGGAACCGTTGGTCTCCATACTGCCAAGCCGTTTGATTACGATGGCTTCAATGCTGGTTTTTCAGCTAAGGTCGGCACCAACACTTACACGGACGACTTCCAGCCACGCACCGCCTTCCAGATCTCCAATATCTGGGATGATACCTTTGGCGCTCTGTTCTCGGTGGCCTACTCGCAACGTGAGACAGTGGAGCAGGGCACTAATACCTACCGTTGGCGTCCCTCTTCTTCAGCTCAAGGCAGCGACATATCTGCTCTGACAGCCGAGGAGCAAGCCAAGATCAACAACGGCGAAACCCGCTGGGCTCGCGGTAATCGTCAATCCGCCTGGGGTAGCGATCAAGAGCGCCTTGGCCTCACTAGCGCGTTCCAGTGGAAGCCAAGCGATGACCTCATGCTCACGCTCGACATCCTTCACGGCGAGTTCTCCAGCGACCGTAGCGAGATTCACTTGAACTCACGCGGTTCGAACTCCTCCTCTTGGCTTGGTGGTGGCACCACTGTCGATGGCGTAACGTATCCAAATTCTGTCATTAACGACATCGAAATCAAGGACACGGGAGAGGTCGTTTACGTGGATGTCTCGGGCGGTAACGCGGCCGTAGAAACACGTCGTCAACATGCAGAAAACACTTTCGACCAAATTGTACTCAGCGGTGACTGGCGTATAAACGACAATCTCAGGGCGGATTTTCTAGTCGGTACGGAAACGTCTTCCTTCGATATTCCCATTAGCGACAAGTTCTACTTCGAGACATTTGGAGACGTTGTCTCCGACTACACGCAGGACCCATTCTATCTTCACAACACATGGGGCTTCGACACCACTGATCCGGATAACTGGAGGGCCCATGAAATTGACTTCGCCGCCTCGTATCAGGAAACCAACTTCGACAACGTGAAGGCGGATTTCACCTACTTCCTTGCAAGCGGATCCCAACTCAAGTTCGGCGCTTCGCACCAAAAGTTCTCGAACGATGGTTACATCCAGCGCAACGACAACGTGCTCCGCTCCGATTTCCAATCCGGGGCAGTTGACGACGATGTGAGCGCATACGCGGTGGTTTTCACTGACCACAAGGACCAAGACTGGGCGATTGCAGATTTCGACAAGGCATTGACCCACCTCGGACTCACTCGTGATCCTGGATCCATCCAAAACGTTTATGAAGTGGAAGAGAGCACCGACGCTGCATACTTTATGTATGAGTGGTCCTCCAAGTTGGGCGAAATCGGATTCACTGGAAACGTTGGTGTCCGTGCCTTCGATACCTCTATCAAATCCTCCGGTCGAGCTAACATCGGTGACATTGTAGTGAAAAGTGGATACGACGACATCCTTCCCGCTCTCAACACGACTTTCGAACTTCGCGAGAATTTGCTCCTTCGTGCAGCGATCTCGCAGAACATCAACCGCCCTGGGCTCGGTTCGCTCGCGGTTAACGGCAGTGTTTCTGAAAGCAATGGAGAAGTAACCATCAGCATGGGTAACCCAAGCTTGCAGCCTTACTACTCGGACAACATCGATGTCGCCCTCGAGTGGTACTTCGGAGAAGTGGGATCGTTCGCAGTCGGAGTCTACCGCAAGGACATTTCCGGATTCATTGGCACTGACCTCGCAACCGACATCCCGTACAGCGAAACCGGTCTTCCGCTCGACCTGTTGCCTGGCTTGACTAACAGCACTAACGTTGCGGAGTTCCGTCGCCCAATCAACTACGAGGACAGCTCGATCGACGGTTTGGAGTTCTCCTTGCAGTCGGACCTGGACTTCCTCCCCGCGCCCTTCGACAAGTTCGGCTTCATCGGAAACCTCTCCTTCATCGATGGCGAGCTCGACTACGCCAGCCCCGCTGAGCAAGCTCAAGGTATCTCGCATGTTTCTCCGATCTCTGGTCTTTCCAAGAAGCTCGGCAACGCGACGCTTTACTACGAAACCAATAACTGGGGAGCCCGCGTATCCGCAAATTACAGACAAGGCTATGTCGCCTGGCCGTTGGCTATCGGGAACGACGAGTTTGGTGACGGCTTCAATTCAACCACCTATGTCGACTTCTCTGCTTTCTACCAGATAAACGACAAGCTCAAGCTTACCTTCGACGCGATCAATTTGACGAACCAACGCGAAGAACAGTACTCTGACTTGGTTGCCCGCCGTCTCTACAACACCACTAGCTCGGGCACGACGTTCTTCACAGGAGTTAACTATCAGTTCTAA